A single Orcinus orca chromosome 2, mOrcOrc1.1, whole genome shotgun sequence DNA region contains:
- the SLC25A29 gene encoding mitochondrial basic amino acids transporter isoform X1: MFVTHTARRTLTGVAGVLVGHPFDTVKVRLQVQSVEKPQYRGTLHCFQAIIKQEGVLGLYRGLGSPLLGLTFINALVFGVQGNTLRALGRDSPLNQFLAGAAAGAIQCVICCPMELAKTRLQLQEAGPARTYRGPLDCLAQVYRREGLRGVNRGMVSTLLRETPSFGVYFLTYDTLTRALGCEPGDRLLVPKLLLAGGTSGIASWLSTYPLDVVKSRLQADGLRGAPRYRGILDCVRQSYRAEGWRVFTRGLASTLLRAFPVNAATFATVTVVLSYARGEEARPEGDAVPAAPAGPALAQPSSL; the protein is encoded by the exons ATGTTTGTAACCCACACAGCACGCAGGACTCTGACAG gtGTGGCAGGTGTGCTGGTGGGACACCCGTTTGACACGGTCAAG GTGCGGCTCCAGGTCCAGAGCGTGGAGAAGCCCCAGTACCGAGGGACCTTGCACTGCTTCCAAGCCATCATCAAGCAGGAAGGC GTGCTGGGCCTGTACCGCGGCCTGGGCTCGCCCCTCCTGGGGCTCACCTTCATCAACGCGCTGGTGTTCGGAGTGCAGGGCAACACCCTCCGGGCCCTGGGCCGGGACTCGCCGCTGAACCAGTTCCTGGCGGGCGCGGCGGCGGGCGCCATCCAGTGTGTCATCTGCTGCCCCATGGAGCTGGCCAAGACGCGGCTGCAGCTGCAGGAGGCGGGGCCGGCCCGCACCTACCGCGGGCCCCTGGACTGCCTGGCGCAGGTCTACCGGCGGGAGGGCCTGCGCGGTGTCAACCGGGGCATGGTGTCCACGCTGCTGCGCGAGACCCCCAGCTTCGGCGTCTACTTCCTCACCTACGACACGCTGACACGCGCGCTGGGCTGCGAGCCGGGCGACCGCCTGCTGGTGCCCAAGCTGCTGCTGGCGGGCGGCACGTCGGGCATCGCGTCCTGGCTCTCCACCTACCCCTTGGACGTGGTCAAGTCGCGGCTGCAGGCTGACGGGCTGCGGGGCGCCCCACGCTACCGGGGCATCCTCGACTGCGTGCGCCAGAGCTACCGCGCCGAGGGCTGGCGCGTCTTCACGCGCGGGCTGGCCTCCACGCTGCTGCGCGCCTTCCCCGTCAACGCCGCCACCTTCGCCACCGTCACCGTGGTGCTCAGCTACGCGCGCGGCGAGGAGGCCCGGCCCGAGGGCGATGCCGTGCCCGCCGCCCCGGCGGGGCCCGCCTTGGCCCAGCCCTCCAGCCTGTGA
- the SLC25A29 gene encoding mitochondrial basic amino acids transporter isoform X2 — protein sequence MALDFLAGCAGGVAGVLVGHPFDTVKVRLQVQSVEKPQYRGTLHCFQAIIKQEGVLGLYRGLGSPLLGLTFINALVFGVQGNTLRALGRDSPLNQFLAGAAAGAIQCVICCPMELAKTRLQLQEAGPARTYRGPLDCLAQVYRREGLRGVNRGMVSTLLRETPSFGVYFLTYDTLTRALGCEPGDRLLVPKLLLAGGTSGIASWLSTYPLDVVKSRLQADGLRGAPRYRGILDCVRQSYRAEGWRVFTRGLASTLLRAFPVNAATFATVTVVLSYARGEEARPEGDAVPAAPAGPALAQPSSL from the exons gtGTGGCAGGTGTGCTGGTGGGACACCCGTTTGACACGGTCAAG GTGCGGCTCCAGGTCCAGAGCGTGGAGAAGCCCCAGTACCGAGGGACCTTGCACTGCTTCCAAGCCATCATCAAGCAGGAAGGC GTGCTGGGCCTGTACCGCGGCCTGGGCTCGCCCCTCCTGGGGCTCACCTTCATCAACGCGCTGGTGTTCGGAGTGCAGGGCAACACCCTCCGGGCCCTGGGCCGGGACTCGCCGCTGAACCAGTTCCTGGCGGGCGCGGCGGCGGGCGCCATCCAGTGTGTCATCTGCTGCCCCATGGAGCTGGCCAAGACGCGGCTGCAGCTGCAGGAGGCGGGGCCGGCCCGCACCTACCGCGGGCCCCTGGACTGCCTGGCGCAGGTCTACCGGCGGGAGGGCCTGCGCGGTGTCAACCGGGGCATGGTGTCCACGCTGCTGCGCGAGACCCCCAGCTTCGGCGTCTACTTCCTCACCTACGACACGCTGACACGCGCGCTGGGCTGCGAGCCGGGCGACCGCCTGCTGGTGCCCAAGCTGCTGCTGGCGGGCGGCACGTCGGGCATCGCGTCCTGGCTCTCCACCTACCCCTTGGACGTGGTCAAGTCGCGGCTGCAGGCTGACGGGCTGCGGGGCGCCCCACGCTACCGGGGCATCCTCGACTGCGTGCGCCAGAGCTACCGCGCCGAGGGCTGGCGCGTCTTCACGCGCGGGCTGGCCTCCACGCTGCTGCGCGCCTTCCCCGTCAACGCCGCCACCTTCGCCACCGTCACCGTGGTGCTCAGCTACGCGCGCGGCGAGGAGGCCCGGCCCGAGGGCGATGCCGTGCCCGCCGCCCCGGCGGGGCCCGCCTTGGCCCAGCCCTCCAGCCTGTGA